One Bythopirellula goksoeyrii genomic window, GATGCGATCATCAACCAAGGTGATTCCGGGGTGAAATGCTTCTATGTGGCCATCGGCCAAAAGGAATCAACCGTTGCCGGCGTGATTGAGAAATTGCGTGAATCGGGTGCGATGGACTATACGACGGTCATTGTCTCGGGTGCCAGCACGCCTGCCCCACTGCAATACATCGCTCCTTATTCCGGAACTGCGATGGCTGAGCATTATATGTTCCAAGGTGGTCACGCATTGGTCGTTTATGACGACTTGAGCAAGCAAGCCGTGGCCTACCGCGAGTTGTCGCTCTTGATGCGACGCCCACCTGGCCGCGAGGCTTTCCCAGGTGACGTGTTCTACTGTCACAGCCGTTTGCTGGAGCGTTCTTGTAAGCTTTCCGAGGAACTGGGAGGGGGTTCAATTACTTCCCTACCGATCATTGAGACCTTGGAAGGTGAGGTGTCGGCCTACATTCCTACCAATGTGATTTCGATTACCGACGGACAGATTTACCTGCAACCGGACTTGTTTTTCTCCGGCGTCAAACCTGCGATGAACGCCGGTATTTCGGTATCGCGTGTCGGCGGTGCGGCCCAAATCAAGGCGATGAAAAAAGTTGCCGGCGGTTTGCGGCTCGACTTGGCTGCTTTCCGCGAACTGGAAGCCTTTGCCCAATTAGGTACTGAACTGGATCCTGCTACTCAAGCACGCTTGGATCGTGGCTATCGGATGGTGGAACTGCTGAAACAGGGGCAATACAAGCCGCTGAACGTGCTGGATCAAGTCCTAGTGATCTTTGCCGGTACTCGTGGATTCCTGGACAAGGTTCCAGTCGAGCGAGTTCAGGAGTGGGAACAGAAGTTCCTCACATTCATGAGCGATCAAAAACCTGAAATTCGGGAAGAGCTTGCTAACAAAAAAGATTTGGACGACGAACTTACTGAGAAAATCAAGTCTGCCATCGAAGAGTTCGGAACGCAGTTTATTGGCTCGACGAAGCAAGAACCAGAAGCGGTGACGGCATAAAGAACTTTTTACTCCGGTCGCTAACGCTCGCGGCTCGCCTTTCTTCACTAACTACTAATACCTAACAGCTAACCCCCTCCTAATGGCCAATCCCAGAGAACTTGATAAGCGACGCAAGTCGGTTCGCAATATCCGTAAAATTACGCGGACAATGGAACTGATCGCTACGGCACGTTTCAAGAAAGCCATGGATCGTGCTGCTGCAGCCACGGCCTATACGGACCGTATCACACAATTGGTTAGCGATCTCACCAAGACGGGCCTCAAAGTGAGTCATCCGCTTTTGGAAAAGCGTGAGAAGACAGACCGAGCCGTTCTTTTGGTGCTTACAGCCAATCGCGGTTTGTGTGGCGGTTTCAACGGGAACCTGATTCGAGCTGCCTTAGAGCGGTGGAAAGAACTCAAAGCGGAAGTTCCCGATTGCCGACTGGAGATCTCCGGCAAGCGGGGCATTGGTGGTTTCAAATTTCGCGGTTATCAGGCCGATCAATCCTACACTCACTTCGAGGATAAGCCTTCCTTTGCCGAAGTAGAATTGATCGCGAATCGTTTTCTGGACGAGTACACCGTTGGTGCGATCGATCGACTCGATGTGGTATACACCAAGTACGAAAGCATCGCCCGCCAGCACGTCGCAGTTGAAACATTGCTTCCGCTAGGTTCGTTGGGAACTGAAGATTCAACAACTGATGATTCATCGGCCGTCGCGGGTCCTCAGTACGATTTCCTTCCCTCGCCGGAGAGCATATTGGAAGAAGTCGTGCCCACTAGTTTCAAAGTGAAACTGTTCAAGTGCTTTTTGGATTCGGCAGTCAGCGAGCAGATTGCTCGGATGGTGGCGATGAAGGGAGCAACGGAGAACGCAGGCGAATTGATCAAGAGCCTGAGCATGCAATACAACCGTGCCCGCCAAGGTCGAATCACGTCTGAATTGATGGACTTGATCGGCGGCGTCGAGGCACTCAAATAACTTTTACCTATTACGGAATTATTTAGCCGCGATACAACGCATCGCTGGGAGACCTAAGAATTCATGGCAACCGCAACACAAAATATTGGTCACATCACTCAGGTGATTGGTTCCACCTTTGATGTGGAATTCGACGAAGAGAATCTGCCGGCAATTTATAACGCTGTGAAGGTGGTTTCTGAACACAAGGGCGTCAAGCTAAATCTCACAGGTGAGGTTCAGCAGCAACTCGGCGGGGGCCGGGTGCGCTGTGTCGCCTTGGGTACCACGGAAGGCTTGATTCGTGGACAAGAGTGCGTTGACACGGGAGGACCTGTAACGGTGCCTGTGGGTGAGGCAACACTCGGACGCGTGTTTAACGTGCTCGGCGAAGCAGTCGATGGCCGTGGACCTGTTGCTGCCGAAGAACACTGGCCGATCCATCGTGAAGCTCCCAAGCTAGACACTCTTTCGACCAAAACGGAACTGTTCGAAACCGGTATCAAGGTGATCGACCTGCTCACTCCGTTTGTACGTGGTGGTAAAGCGGGGTTGTTCGGTGGTGCTGGTCTGGGCAAGACGGTTATTCTCACCGAATTGATCGCCCGTATCGCATCTGCCCACGGTGGGTACTCCGTGTTTGCCGGTGTAGGTGAACGAACTCGGGAAGGAACCGACCTTTGGCTCGAAATGCAAGAAGCCAAAATCGGGGACACGGGCCGCAGCGTTATCGATCAGACCTGCATGGTATTCGGACAGATGAACGAACCGCCGGGTGCTCGTCTTCGTGTGGCGTTGTCTGCTTTGACGATGGCCGAGTATTTCCGAGACAAAACTGGTGCGGATACTCTGCTGTTCGTTGACAACATCTTCCGGTTCTCGCAGGCAGGTAGCGAGG contains:
- the atpA gene encoding F0F1 ATP synthase subunit alpha encodes the protein MKFNSDEIASVIQKEIENYSSQIDVRDVGRVLEVGDGIAQVYGLADVMSGEMVEFANGVNGLAFNLEENSVGVIILGDYLQINEGEEVRSTGKLLSVPVGDALLGRVVDPLGNPLDGKGPIVTNDRRDVEIIAAGVSQRQPVCEPLQTGIKAVDAMTPIGRGQRELVIGDRKTGKTAIAIDAIINQGDSGVKCFYVAIGQKESTVAGVIEKLRESGAMDYTTVIVSGASTPAPLQYIAPYSGTAMAEHYMFQGGHALVVYDDLSKQAVAYRELSLLMRRPPGREAFPGDVFYCHSRLLERSCKLSEELGGGSITSLPIIETLEGEVSAYIPTNVISITDGQIYLQPDLFFSGVKPAMNAGISVSRVGGAAQIKAMKKVAGGLRLDLAAFRELEAFAQLGTELDPATQARLDRGYRMVELLKQGQYKPLNVLDQVLVIFAGTRGFLDKVPVERVQEWEQKFLTFMSDQKPEIREELANKKDLDDELTEKIKSAIEEFGTQFIGSTKQEPEAVTA
- the atpG gene encoding ATP synthase F1 subunit gamma; this translates as MANPRELDKRRKSVRNIRKITRTMELIATARFKKAMDRAAAATAYTDRITQLVSDLTKTGLKVSHPLLEKREKTDRAVLLVLTANRGLCGGFNGNLIRAALERWKELKAEVPDCRLEISGKRGIGGFKFRGYQADQSYTHFEDKPSFAEVELIANRFLDEYTVGAIDRLDVVYTKYESIARQHVAVETLLPLGSLGTEDSTTDDSSAVAGPQYDFLPSPESILEEVVPTSFKVKLFKCFLDSAVSEQIARMVAMKGATENAGELIKSLSMQYNRARQGRITSELMDLIGGVEALK
- the atpD gene encoding F0F1 ATP synthase subunit beta gives rise to the protein MATATQNIGHITQVIGSTFDVEFDEENLPAIYNAVKVVSEHKGVKLNLTGEVQQQLGGGRVRCVALGTTEGLIRGQECVDTGGPVTVPVGEATLGRVFNVLGEAVDGRGPVAAEEHWPIHREAPKLDTLSTKTELFETGIKVIDLLTPFVRGGKAGLFGGAGLGKTVILTELIARIASAHGGYSVFAGVGERTREGTDLWLEMQEAKIGDTGRSVIDQTCMVFGQMNEPPGARLRVALSALTMAEYFRDKTGADTLLFVDNIFRFSQAGSEVSALLGRMPSAVGYQPTLASEMGALQERIASTSNGAITSVQAVYVPADDPTDPAPATAFGQLDAFLYLERSISEKGIYPAVDPLASASRILDPQYVGDRHFNCARRVQNTLQRYRELQDIIAILGVDELSEEDKMIVHRARRIERFLSQPFLVAEVFTGKPGEITPLSETIRSFEEICDGKWDHLPESAFMYVGVIEQAEEQWKKSEKK